A genomic region of Trifolium pratense cultivar HEN17-A07 linkage group LG3, ARS_RC_1.1, whole genome shotgun sequence contains the following coding sequences:
- the LOC123915397 gene encoding protein ETHYLENE-INSENSITIVE 3-like 1a: MLKNEKRQRESNSSSEQLKRKKLSEAQAGVLRLPNQTHETDLTHNMDRYMLKSMGKYEVQGFIFGLVPKSGKPLSGSSDNLRGWWKGSVKFDRNGPAAISKYEKEQRILTKDNMVNGEPAATPYSLRKLADPTLASLISLLMPECNPPQRRYPLEKGVQPPWWPTGKETWWKEMRFSEDQDPGPPPYKKPHNLKKAWKVCVLTAIIKHMATNIEKMKTAIRNSAALQDKLTAKETAILVAVIDNEEGIARDMYPPHFFSSYNPFVGGSNDLFVETNDYDVECGQQTLKKPLPKPHHHHDHGGAFVGSDLVGSSGEQNQVQPNFNWVDRCLMNKLVECGSNKRKAGELVESTTTTTQNNDDYACTNLQFQYHNHGSGVNSSSQRNFSVMPSYEVANKRKCELGKSYMHQYENFSLQEDMNVAPLDQHVHASIPAVPNESTHHTGNYSGGRDEVMNMNPTHVVNQNMQPQIDNNFYGEQEVVNMQPNVVAHANVSTPTTYDSSFDDLDLEAFINSQSDGEANNSYPFIDSPTVETPGNYSGGREVMNTIPTPVVNQNMEPQLDNNFYGEQEVTNMQPNVVAHANVSTPTTYDSSFDDLNLEAFISQSDGEANNSYPFIDSPTVETPPGNYSGGREEVMNTIPTPVVNQNMQPQLDNNFYGEQEVTDTQPNVVAHANVSTPTTYDSSIYNLEEFHSQFDGEANNNYPFIDSPTVETPPGYDFTWFYNN; the protein is encoded by the exons atgttgaaaaatgaaaaaagacaAAGAGAGTCTAATTCTTCATCTGAACAATTGAAGAGAAAGAAACTGTCTGAAGCACAAGCTGGTGTACTAAG GTTACCAAATCAAACTCACGAGACTGATTTAACACATAATATGGACAGGTACATGTTGAAAAGTATGGGAAAATATGAAGTTCAAGGTTTCATTTTCGGACTTGTACCTAAATCTGGAAAACCACTAAGTGGATCCTCGGATAACTTACGAGGTTGGTGGAAAGGCAGCGTGAAGTTCGACAGAAACGGTCCAGCTGCCATTTCAAAATATGAGAAGGAGCAAAGAATTTTAACAAAGGATAATATGGTAAATGGTGAACCAGCTGCAACACCTTACTCATTGCGTAAGCTAGCTGACCCAACCTTAGCTTCGCTTATATCATTGTTAATGCCAGAATGTAACCCACCACAAAGGAGATATCCTTTGGAAAAAGGCGTTCAACCGCCATGGTGGCCTACGGGGAAAGAGACTTGGTGGAAAGAAATGAGGTTTAGCGAGGATCAAGATCCTGGTCCACCACCGTACAAGAAACCACACAATCTTAAAAAAGCTTGGAAAGTGTGTGTGTTAACTGCGATCATCAAGCATATGGCGACTAATATCGAGAAGATGAAGACTGCTATTAGAAATTCAGCAGCTTTGCAAGATAAGCTAACTGCCAAAGAAACGGCTATTTTGGTTGCAGTTATTGATAATGAGGAAGGAATTGCTAGAGATATGTATCCTCCTCATTTCTTCTCAAGTTATAATCCTTTTGTCGGTGGAAGTAACGATTTGTTTGTGGAAACAAATGATTATGATGTTGAATGTGGGCAACAAACCCTAAAAAAACCATTGCCAAAAccacatcatcatcatgatcatGGAGGTGCTtttgttggaagtgacttggtTGGAAGTAGTGGAGAACAGAACCAAGTTCAACCAAATTTCAATTGGGTTGATCGGTGTCTAATGAACAAACTTGTTGAATGTGGAAGTAATAAGAGAAAGGCTGGAGAACTTGTTGAAAGCACAACTACTACTACTCAGAATAATGATGATTATGCTTGTACTAATCTTCAATTTCAATACCATAATCATGGAAGTGGTGTTAACAGTTCATCACAGAGAAACTTTTCTGTTATGCCATCTTATGAGGTTGCTAACAAGAGGAAATGTGAACTTGGTAAGAGTTATATGCATCAATATGAAAATTTCTCTTTGCAAGAAGACATGAATGTTGCACCTCTTGATCAACATGTGCATGCTTCAATACCTGCTGTACCAAATGAGAGTACTCATCATACAG GTAATTACTCGGGAGGAAGAGACGAAGTTATGAACATGAATCCAACTCATGTTGTTAACCAAAATATGCAGCCTCAAATTGACAACAATTTCTATGGTGAACAAGAGGTTGTGAATATGCAGCCTAATGTTGTAGCTCATGCAAATGTGTCAACACCAACAACTTATGATTCTTCATTTGATGATTTGGATTTGGAAGCATTCATCAATTCTCAATCTGATGGTGAAGCTAACAATAGCTATCCATTTATTGATTCTCCTACTGTGGAAACACCAG GTAATTACTCAGGAGGAAGAGAAGTTATGAACACAATTCCAACTCCTGTTGTTAACCAAAATATGGAGCCTCAATTGGACAACAATTTCTATGGTGAACAAGAGGTTACAAATATGCAGCCTAATGTTGTAGCTCATGCAAATGTGTCAACACCAACAACCTATGATTCTTCATTTGATGATTTGAATTTGGAAGCATTCATTTCTCAATCTGATGGTGAAGCTAACAATAGCTATCCATTTATTGATTCTCCTACTGTGGAAACACCACCAG GTAATTACTCGGGAGGAAGAGAAGAAGTTATGAACACAATTCCAACTCCTGTTGTTAACCAAAATATGCAGCCTCAATTGGACAACAATTTCTATGGTGAACAAGAGGTTACAGACACGCAGCCTAATGTTGTAGCTCATGCAAATGTGTCAACACCAACAACCTATGATTcttcaatttataatttggaagAATTTCATTCTCAATTTGATGGTGAAGCTAACAATAACTATCCATTTATTGATTCTCCTACTGTGGAAACACCACCAGGTTATGATTTCACTTGGTTCTACAATAACTAG